DNA sequence from the Bacteroidota bacterium genome:
TTGCGATCGAACCCGCCGCAATCTCGGCAAGACCCGCCGTGATGATGATCCCCGACGAATCGATCGCCCCCGACAGCCCGGCTGCCAGCGCGAACGGTACCGTCAGTCCATCGGACATCCCGATGACGATATCGCGGACGATCTCGCCGGACGTGAAGTGCTGCTCGGTATGGTGAGTCGTGGGCATATTGATCGGGATAGGTCTTTGCCGAACGCCCGCCCGGGGTTAAAACCCCGGTCTATGTATCATTCGGTCCGAAGGACGAAGAACGTATTGACGTCCGGAGGACCGAATGACACATAGCCCACGACTTTAGTCGTGGGCGAGGGCTCGGGAAGGTGCGTTACTCCGCCTTCAGCAGCTCGACTTCGAACACGAGCGTCGAGTTAGCTTTGATCTTATCGCCAACGGCGCGGTTGCCGTATGCAAGCTCGGCGGGGATGATGAGCTTACGCTTGCCGCCGACGTGCATCGTCGAGAGGCCTTCGTCCCATCCCTTGATAACCTGGCCCCGGCCAAGCATGAACTGGAACGGCTGCACATGGCCGAACTGCTCGAGTACGTTTGAATCGAACACGGTCGAATCCGTGAGCTTGCCTGTGTAGTTCACTGTGATGCGCTGGCCGGTCTGTGGCAGCGGACCGTTGCCGACTACCTCATCGACATACTTCAGGCCCGAGGCCGTCGTA
Encoded proteins:
- a CDS encoding FKBP-type peptidyl-prolyl cis-trans isomerase; the protein is MAFSKITVFAGICMIGAAALVGCSSSKSSSDSSKSGAGAQSNVVTTASGLKYVDEVVGNGPLPQTGQRITVNYTGKLTDSTVFDSNVLEQFGHVQPFQFMLGRGQVIKGWDEGLSTMHVGGKRKLIIPAELAYGNRAVGDKIKANSTLVFEVELLKAE